ACGAACGAACACGTGCTAGCTTCCTCTCTGTGCCCTACCATTATCTGCTAGAGCCTTGCCATAACCCCATCTGTCATTTCCCAGCTGGAGAATTTTCAGTGtggttgaagaaaagaagggaAAGAGGAACTACAGTCAAAGGTGTGAtatatttggaaattttttatctGGGGTTATCATGATCAGGGTTATTCATGCTTAAATTCTTGTTCCGTTTTAGATGTTGACTTGatatgttattgttttttgAGTCTTATTCAAAGTGGTGGGTTAAGTCTGTTCGGCAGATGTACTTTTCTGCAGTTTGCTTAATTGGTCAACTTACATGCACAAATGTATATTTCTTGATGGGATATTCAGTAGGGTATGACAGAATTACTTGATTCAAAAGGATTGTAGAAATGCTAAACgtttttcttcatcattttccgTGAGGGATTCCTCATTCATGTCATGTACTCGTTACTTATTGATTTAGAAATACCGGTTGAGGCTTATTCTGAATCCTAGTGTATCCAAATGATGGCTTATTCTGAACATTGACTTCGCCTTTATAGGCTCTTTGCTTTATATCCGTTGTTTTTCCTGAAATTGTTTGGTTGTAACATGAAATCTTATTTGActattcttttactttctaaCTGTCATCGAATTATGGATTTGGTTACTTATGTTAATTTGAATTGCTTCTGATAAAATTCCATTTAAGCTTTCTCTGTTGTGACTGCACCTGACAGATGGCAGGGAACTTCAGATTCACAATGGATCAGAAGGACATTGTTAGATTATTGACTACAACTATAGATAGTTTCATTCAAGATAGGTTAATCAACAAAGAGCAACGAGCCCAGCACAAAGAACAGTGTGCAGAGAGGTTAGCAGCTGAAGAAGGAAGTTGTGATAAGGACAGTGAGGTGGAATACTCTGATCAAGCAGTATTAGCAAATCTGGATTGGGGTATTGAAGCCCTTGAAGAAGCTATCAATACATATAACATGGAAACTAAGCTTGCTAGGCTAGATTATTCAGAGAAGATGTTACAAGTGTGTGCAATGTTGAATCCTAAGCAAAAGACTGCTGGAGTGCCAAACTACTACCTCTCAGCTTGGGCACATCTAAATCTATCCTATTTATGGAAGTTGAGGAACAGCATTCAAAATTGTGTTCTCCATGCTCTTGAGATGTTCATTGTTGACCCCTTTTTTTCACGGATTGATTTTGCTCCTGAACTCTGGACGAACCTGTTTCTTCCACACATGAGCTCAATTGTGGGTTGGTATTCTGAGGAGAGACATAGGCTTATGATGGAAGTGATACCAGACTCGAGTGATTTGTCCTTTACAGCTGATTTTGATCGGTTTTTCAACGAGTCTTTGGTATTTTCTATGAGGCCACATCAGTTAGACAAATTGCAAAAGCTGGAGCAGCTTTATGcagaatcattggatgaaaacACACGGCTATAcgcaaaatattataaagattgCATGAATTCTGATTCCACTTCAGGCAAGAAGGCAGCTCCTATGTTGCCTATTGCTGAGCCACCAAGGACTCCTTTGCATGAGTTGAGTCGGTCTGTTcctgattttgtaaaatttggcCCTATCTTGCCCAAGAGTGCGGGGTTCTCTTTGACAACAAGATCTAAAGATGTTGTAAATGAAACAAACAGGTtcggttttaatttctttgaatcTGTGTTCACGTGTCTGTTTGTTTTGCAAATTCAGTACCAAAAAGATTGTTATATTGATAAACTATTTAGCTAAAGAGAATTTTTACAGTTTATATCATTTGAGCctcataatatattttctttctggATGTTAAATTTCAGCACAGAGAATTCAACTTCCAGCCAATCAAAGGTTGAGAAATCATCCATATGGGCTGCTAAGGTAATgcaaagatatatatatatatatatatatatatatatatatatatatatatatatatgtatgtatatgctAGCTGCTAATAATATAGTTCTTGTCTGTAGATTTAGATTTTAGAGTGAGATTATGTATAGGCCTTATGATAAATTATCACATGCAGGAAAGCATCATTGaggagaatgagaatgaaaatgattCAGATTCTGAGCTTGATGATGGTTCAGTGGATTCAGATAGaagaaacaatattttatcaCCAGGAATGAAGATGGCCAAGGATGAGGATATTGAACTAAAGGCGCCTCTATCAAACCATAAGAATAAGATTCATTCTCCTGATATCTTCTCTCCCTTGGATTCCCCAAAAGCAGGTCCAAATAATTCGTCAACAAATCCTGATACAAACAATAAGAGAGAACCCAAGTATCTTCGCTTACTGTCTACTCGTTTGAGGGACTCAACTACTTCTGACtctttatcatcatcatctctaGAAATGAGCACGGATCATATGTTGAACTCTGACACAGAAATAAGGGTATACACTAGAATAGTAAATTCCCCTTGTTATTTAATACAATGTTTGCTCAAATGTGTAACGGTTCTTTGGAATGTAGGGCTTGAAGAATATAAAGAGGAAAAACAATAACCAAACACCAAGTATGAATCATGACAGTGGGAATAGCCTAGGACTAAATGACAGGTAATCACCATTTTTTGCATTTATGATATATTCTATGATGTTCTTGTGCTAGTGTTTGGGTTTGTGTCGAGTAAAAACATGATTTTCACTCCCATTGTTGAAATGTCTTTGAGTTTGCAGTTCCCTTTGTGAAAGTGACGAGGAAAATCAAAGCTTCACTATGTTGCCTAAGTTAGAGAAGCTGACAATTGGACCAAAACCACCAAAAGATTTTGTTTGCCCAATCACAGGTCAGATATTTTGTGATCCTGTGACCCTTGAAACAGGCCAGACTTATGAAAGAAAAGCAATTCAAGAATGGCTCAGAACAGGTAACACGACATGCCCCATCACGCGGCAGCCTCTGTCTGCAAATATATTGCCCAAAACAAACTATGTTTTGAAGAGATTGATAACGTCATGGAAAGAACAGAATCCAGAACTGGCGCATGAACTCTCGAATTCTAACACTCCAAGGGGTTCTTCCTGTTCTCCATCTGCAAAAGACTTTCAAATGCTCTCCATTACACATAGAGCAACTGATTCACCAGGACTGAAGAGCAAAGAAAATTATACCAGACAAAGGAGCAACAGATTTATGCGAGTTTCTGTTGCAACATCTCCAACTAGTGTGCTATCTCAAGCTgcagttgaaacaattttgaattCCTTGAAACCTTACGTTTCAAGTCTTTCTACCTCAGACAACTTGCAAGAATGTGAAGAAGCAGTGATGGAAATAGCAAGATTATGGAAAGATTCAAAGACAGATCCTCAGATTCATGGCTATTTATCAAAGCCAGCAATCATAAGTGGTTTGGTTGAAATACTTTCAGCTTCTATGAGTAGAGTAGTTTTGAGAACATCAATTTATATACTCTCTGAGTTGATATTTTTAGATGAAAGTGTTGGAGAAACACTTAACAGTGttgattctgattttgattgCTTGGCTGCTCTGCTTAAGAACGGTTTAGCTGAGGCTGCTCTTCTTATTTACCAACTAAGGCCAGTTTTTGCTCAGCTTTTGGCACATGATCTTGTACCATCTCTTGTGCAAGTTATTCAGAATGAAAATGAGGCTTCAAATGATTTTCAGTTAGTAATAGACCCCAAAGATGCTGCCATAGCAATACTTGAGCAGATTTTAATAGGAGGGGATGAATATAGCAGGTCCCTTAATGCTTTGAGTGTTATTTCTGAAAATGGAATTCCATCCTTAGCAAAGTATCTAGAGAGGATGGAGGGAAGGAGGTCTGTTGTTTCCATACTTTTGTGTTGTATGCAAGCTGAAAAGGGTTGCAAGAGTTTGATAGCCAACAGAATTGAATTGTCTCCTGTGCTTGAATTATTTCACGCTGGAAATGACAGTGTGCGAGGCATCTGCGTGGAGTTTCTCTCAGAACTGGTTCAATTGAATAGGTAAGTGTTTATCACAAGCCAAGTCTTATTTTCTATTCTGCTATTTACTCTCAGACCAAAATGCCATTGTTTTAATCATGTTCAATACTTTTTATGTGTATAACTATTAACTAGAGTTCAGTCCCTAGATTCCATCCcttagaaaataatagaaacatGTTATCGTGCTTTTAGAAGCATCACAACTATGTTCACACTAAACTGGGAAATTAAAGCAACATAATTGCATTTTTAACACAAGATGGTAAATCATCATATTAGTACTATGAAAATGACTATTtaaccaaattattttttacatcattACAGAAGGACAGTCTGCAACCAGATATTACAAACAATCAAGGATGAAGGAGCATTTAGTACGATGCATACGTTTCTTGTATATCTTCAGATGGCTCCAATGGAGCATCAACTTGCTGTTGCTAGCCTTCTTCTTCAGATTGATCTTCTGGTTAGCCTTTCGAGATTAATTCTTGTTACTAAGATGTGATTTCCCTGTTTccttactatatttatttttctgtcaaATCTTCAGGTTGAGCCACGGAAAATGAGCATTTACAGGGAAGAAGCGATAGAGATACTTATAGAAGCACTTTGGCAAAAGGATTTCTCAAATACTCAAATGAAGGCTCTAGATGCTTTACTGTTTCTTATTGGACAAGTAACCACCACTGGAAAGTCATACACTGAAGCTTGGTTGCTCAAGATTGCAGGATTTGATCAACCTTACAATGCTTTACTTAAGGCTGGGCAGTTGGGACAGTATGACAACGATTCAATGGAAACAATGGTTTGGGGCTACGTGGCATTGATTTATGTTTGGGTTCTATTGATAATTGGTTTCTCTCCATCCTAACAGATTTTTATTATGTAGGAGGATGAAAAAAATGCTATGAACTCTTGGCAGAAAAGGGTAGCCTTTGTGCTTTGCAACCATGAAAATGGTTCAATATTTCAAGCTTTGGAAGAATGCCTAAGGAGTAATTCTTTAAAGATGGCAAAATCTTGCCTTGTTCTTGTGGCATGGCTCACACACATGCTCTCTACTCTTCCTGATACCGGCATAAAGGATGTTGCTCGCAAATCTTTGCTTGATGAACTTATAAATATCCTGCAATCATCTAAGAACCTAGAGGAGATGATATTGGCTAGCCTAGCCTTGAAAAGCTTCCTTAGTGATCCAAGTACGTTTATCTAGTATCAGTCGTGGACTTATATATTAGTTCTATACAAAGGATTACTAAATGGAAATGGTCAATGTTTCAGTTACTCAAGAAGCACTTGGAGCTTATGCTAAGAGAATCTATAGAACCATGAGGAAGCTGAAGAGATATTCAACAGTAGCAGTTGATATTATGAAGACCTTACTAAACTTAAACTCTGTTGATGTGGTGAGTTGAATGTAATCTGGAATataattcagttcagtttgtttAATATATCTGTTTAgagaaataactatttttattatctattttatagACAGAGTTGTGGAGTTGTAAGGAAGTTGTTGAGTTAGATTTGAGTTCAAATGGCGAGGTCCTTTCTTTGCATTACATGAATGGTCAGGTCTTGAGTGGACACTCTGATGGAACTATCAAGGTAGATTGTCCTAACAACTAGAAACAGTGTGGTTGTGCTCCTATGTCTCACTATTTGTCTTAACAGTGCCACTTGGTATCGTCTTACTAGGTATGGGATGCAAGAAAGAGAATACCAAGAGTGATTCAAGAAACCCGAGAGCACACAAAAGCTGTAACATCGCTATGTTCTTCAGATGATAGACTATACAGCGGTTCCTTAGACAAAACCATTCGGGTAATCTATCTTATCATCGCAAGAAAAATTGCTCTGATACTTGGTtagcaatattttattttgttgcacCCACGAATTACAAATGTAGTTAAGATTTGAGGTGATGAGTTGCTCTTTGTCTGACATGTTCACATCTTTCATCATTACTTGATTTCAAACTTGTTGATAAGCAGCtaagaataaataaagataCAATTACACACTGCACTATCATAtgagaattgaaaaaaataaagcacCATTTCTCTTGGCAAGGGATAAACTGTCTATCCGAAACTAGATTGTGAGTGAAGTTTACTAGAATAAGTGAACATAAATGAATGCCCTTGACATAATAAAAGCTCTGAATTTGTTATAGTATTGAAAACTGTAAAAGAGAGATGTGATTAACATCTTGCATGAACAGATTTGGATGATTAACTACATAATGCATCTTTTTGTTGACCCTAGCTTAGTTATAGTATCGAATATGCACCACTAATGATGCTGCTGATGTACAGGTTTGGACAATCAAACCAGATGAAATTAAATGTATAGATGTTCATGATGTAAAGGAGCCGGTGTATGAGCTGACAGCCAATGCCAAATTGGCATGCTATGTATCTCAAGGAAGTGGAGTTAAGGCAAGCCTAATAATATGTTTCTTGAACAGCTCAAATTGAAATGTAGTTCCCTCacaagataaaatttaaaaaattagagatGTTACAGGTTTTCAAGTGGTCAGAGGCTCCAAAGCTCATCAATTTCAACAAATATGTGAAATGCCTAGCTGTTGGTGGGGACAAACTGTATTGTGGCTGCTCTGGTTACAGCATCCAGGTAAGAACTTCTTTCAGTACTTCATATTCTAGTGGTGTCTTTACCTGAAACAAACCAACCAACAAAGAAAGCTTAAGCATTGACATCAATGTGCTGTTTTCTTCTACAAAGCAAACCACTTTTGCTACACATGAAAAAAACTTCTCTAGAATCTATTTCCCATCTTAAATATTGTGGGGGTGAATAATTGCAGGAGGTTGACTTATCCAAAAATACATCAAACTCATTCTTCTCTGGAACAAGAAAGTTGTTGGGAAAACAAACCATATACTCCCTTCGAGTTCATGATGATCTCCTCTTTGCTTGTGGTTCTTCAGTTGATGCGACTGCAGGAAAGGTAAATGCCAATTCTATAGTTCTGTGTCACCAAAGTTGTGTTATGGCCATTCATTATAGACATGCACCCTTGCTTGCTGCACTTACTTTTCCATCAATTGATGTCAGATATTTTCACTTTCCTCCAAAATGGTGGTGGGGTCACTCTCAACTGGACTTGACATCCATCGCATAGCCATTAACAGTGACTTCATATTTGCTGGTACAAAATTTGGCACCATTGAGGTTTGGCTGAAAGATAAGCTCACCCGGGTTGCTTCAATCAAAATGGCTGGTGGTCACACAAAGATCACATCTTTAGTATCAGATGCAGATGGTATGATGCTTTTTGTTGGTTCTTCTGATGGCAAGATCCAGGTTAGGCCATGATCACTAGAACAATCATGagatatcataaaaataaagttgCTTCTTTCCTGCTAACCCTTTCCCTTCATGGATTCTTGCTGCAGGTTTGGGCTTTGGATTAAGCACGGTCAATGAACAAGTATAATATCCCTTTTTCCAAATGTAAATCAATTGTTGATGAGTTTTTTCTATTTGGGATCCTAACTGATTCTATAGGTTGGCTagttaaaaatgagtttttgttaGATTATACCATCCAAATAAGATATTCTACATCCATGGTCCATGTACAAAAATTGGATTGAATTACAGTAAGTAAAACATCACCTTCCACAACACAAGCATCTCTTTGTTAATACAACCATGAAACCAAAATGAGACattttttaagttcttttatttaatctttCATATTGTATTTGGTTGGATATTCGTTTTTCTGATTTGGTTGCGGAGCCAAGATCACCATGCCATCTTAGAAGGGTAAACCATTTGTACATTatttaatacatgttaaagaTTTCACGTGTGATCTAGTAATTCATGCGCTAACCTTTTGGGAAACTACAATCACAATAATTTGAACTTTATAAGTGTAGTTTCACGTATTATATTAGTAAGTATGGAGATGTAAAAAAAGAACTCATCAGTTTTGGATTGCAACACATGAAATTTTAGCGGTTGCTTTTAGagaaaaccacaaaaatttCCCCAAGAACATTTTCcattgacaaatttgtgaaGCCGCTTCCAGTCTCTAAGTAGTTGAGAGCTTGATCGAGCATTCCAGCATGGCTGCATGCTGCTAAAACACCCACAATAACCATTTTTAAAGGAGGAccacaataaatatttttaaaccaacacgaggaccacaataaacatttttaaaccaatatgaagactacaatgaattttatttgtagaagtcatcagaTATTTGCCAGCTAGCAGTTttgccgttagcagaattaacgccgttagcaaaaaaagacgcacagtttttgcaaaaagtaggactttagtgaattttttaatagagggaggaccactttgaacaaaccctccgaaaagaggaaccaaaataggtattaaacctttttttttttttacaacattttaacattatctccgtgtcattatgtgattggtctaGAATTACTTtactatcaataataataatcataaacacgatcaatcacataatgacacgtgatattaatatattgtcaaaaaatatcaatcacataatgacacataatattaaaatattgtcaaaaaatattattttcaaagtaTGTTATCCTAATTTAAAGAGCACTTGACAACTCaagatttctaaaagaaaatgaatagtGACTTCAACTCTACCAAATTACGTTTCATTGGAAtggattttattttagtataaaaaaaaaattagaaagataaaattattcaatgataactttataaaaaaaaaaaactttaaccaATGAGGTATCGATCGtttctatattaaatattactagTGAACACACATTTTTTAcgataatacaaattaataaaagtattattattgttatcattatgattataaaattaaatataaataatttttataatttcattgtaaataatatttagttattttgtacataatttttaaactaaaaaaattataaaattttaaaaaaaagtcaactaaaaaaatagttaaattttaaaaaataatcatgtaATATGGATTTATATACAGCTGTTGGTCAAAAGCATTTTTTGTGGGTCAGATGAGTGCTTTTTGGATTTATTGATGGAGTCCACTAACTTATTTGATAAATGTTTTGATTCAAGACGAAGGAAtcaatagaaaaatcaaattctttatCATACAACAGATCTGACTCAATTATTTGATAGAATGAATGAAATTGacatttcttaaaattatatgttttgattcaaACTAATAGTGTATCGTGTATCTCTTCCTTTTCCAgtcaagataaaagaaataaaattcaataaaaaataaaattaataaaataattattttaatttagaaaatattcatttaaaagataaacttgaaaaaaaattatgaacacTAAATAGGGAAATCTATGGTTAATGTGTTGAAATAAATGCtgataaattagtttatttgatttcggtttaaattatatttacaaatcTCAAACCAACTTCTATCTTTTTTGTGAAATATTGTTTCAAGTGTCTATCAaattttcttaacaaatttGATCTAAAACTTTAGTTGAACTCTTTAACTCCATACAAAAAAAGGGTGAAAAGATTAGTCCCTGGTTTTAGTCTATAAATTTATGACTatctagataaaaaaaaattgatttacttTTAAAAGCACAAATTAATCTataacttttacaaataaagttaattcttaaaaaaaaatataattcaatatcaACTAAACGTGAAACACTACCTTCTACATTCTAATGAAAACAATTCCTCAACGAAACACATAGAAAAAGTGACTGTGGAACTTCTTAttcattcaataatttttttataagttaagctaaattttataatttctacaacattcaaataatttaaattaatttcattttatactaattattttttaaaatgtttatttaagtaatataatcaatttaaaatttctcatagttatatatttctaatactatcaaatacaataaaattatgctATTTCAGGTGACAGGTTCCTCAAAGAAGTGAACATGACAGAGCTTAccaaaaattgtcaaaatatccaCTTTATATCAGACATGATTATATAATTTGGTCTGAATTTTTACAACACCGTTTAATCAAGACCAAAACACTCAACCTTCAATTTTGAAACTTTAGaagatgaaatgaaattttgaatacCTCAATCACTGACTTTGAAAGTTCATGTAAAACCTTCATTTTATCTTGCaaagtttcaaaattgattGAGGATTAAAAATGATAACTCATAAGAAGCTGGTTCAGATTAAAATAGAAGCAGTATAACACAGTATAATTTAATCCTCTCTTAAAATAGAGGTTTGTAATTTATCCCAAAAAGTTATATACCAATCTAAATGTTGGAAAGATGCAGATCTGAGTGTTAGTACCCTGTAGGCTGTGACTAGTGAATTTattatgtatgaatgaatgccactataaatcaaaataccatattagaaagaaGAGAGACCTGCAAATTTTCTAAACTTCTCGTAGGTAACCCAGAACACAAATTGCCATGGGCCAAGCCTTGCCCAAGTGGGGAAAAATCCTTTCCATAATGCTCTTATTCCTTCAACTTTTACTGTCTTTACCAAGCAGTCATAAGAgctattatataaatatt
This genomic interval from Vigna radiata var. radiata cultivar VC1973A chromosome 8, Vradiata_ver6, whole genome shotgun sequence contains the following:
- the LOC106769880 gene encoding putative E3 ubiquitin-protein ligase LIN-1 isoform X1 yields the protein MHKCIFLDGIFSRMAGNFRFTMDQKDIVRLLTTTIDSFIQDRLINKEQRAQHKEQCAERLAAEEGSCDKDSEVEYSDQAVLANLDWGIEALEEAINTYNMETKLARLDYSEKMLQVCAMLNPKQKTAGVPNYYLSAWAHLNLSYLWKLRNSIQNCVLHALEMFIVDPFFSRIDFAPELWTNLFLPHMSSIVGWYSEERHRLMMEVIPDSSDLSFTADFDRFFNESLVFSMRPHQLDKLQKLEQLYAESLDENTRLYAKYYKDCMNSDSTSGKKAAPMLPIAEPPRTPLHELSRSVPDFVKFGPILPKSAGFSLTTRSKDVVNETNSTENSTSSQSKVEKSSIWAAKESIIEENENENDSDSELDDGSVDSDRRNNILSPGMKMAKDEDIELKAPLSNHKNKIHSPDIFSPLDSPKAGPNNSSTNPDTNNKREPKYLRLLSTRLRDSTTSDSLSSSSLEMSTDHMLNSDTEIRGLKNIKRKNNNQTPSMNHDSGNSLGLNDSSLCESDEENQSFTMLPKLEKLTIGPKPPKDFVCPITGQIFCDPVTLETGQTYERKAIQEWLRTGNTTCPITRQPLSANILPKTNYVLKRLITSWKEQNPELAHELSNSNTPRGSSCSPSAKDFQMLSITHRATDSPGLKSKENYTRQRSNRFMRVSVATSPTSVLSQAAVETILNSLKPYVSSLSTSDNLQECEEAVMEIARLWKDSKTDPQIHGYLSKPAIISGLVEILSASMSRVVLRTSIYILSELIFLDESVGETLNSVDSDFDCLAALLKNGLAEAALLIYQLRPVFAQLLAHDLVPSLVQVIQNENEASNDFQLVIDPKDAAIAILEQILIGGDEYSRSLNALSVISENGIPSLAKYLERMEGRRSVVSILLCCMQAEKGCKSLIANRIELSPVLELFHAGNDSVRGICVEFLSELVQLNRRTVCNQILQTIKDEGAFSTMHTFLVYLQMAPMEHQLAVASLLLQIDLLVEPRKMSIYREEAIEILIEALWQKDFSNTQMKALDALLFLIGQVTTTGKSYTEAWLLKIAGFDQPYNALLKAGQLGQYDNDSMETMEDEKNAMNSWQKRVAFVLCNHENGSIFQALEECLRSNSLKMAKSCLVLVAWLTHMLSTLPDTGIKDVARKSLLDELINILQSSKNLEEMILASLALKSFLSDPITQEALGAYAKRIYRTMRKLKRYSTVAVDIMKTLLNLNSVDVTELWSCKEVVELDLSSNGEVLSLHYMNGQVLSGHSDGTIKVWDARKRIPRVIQETREHTKAVTSLCSSDDRLYSGSLDKTIRVWTIKPDEIKCIDVHDVKEPVYELTANAKLACYVSQGSGVKVFKWSEAPKLINFNKYVKCLAVGGDKLYCGCSGYSIQEVDLSKNTSNSFFSGTRKLLGKQTIYSLRVHDDLLFACGSSVDATAGKIFSLSSKMVVGSLSTGLDIHRIAINSDFIFAGTKFGTIEVWLKDKLTRVASIKMAGGHTKITSLVSDADGMMLFVGSSDGKIQVWALD
- the LOC106769880 gene encoding putative E3 ubiquitin-protein ligase LIN-1 isoform X2; its protein translation is MAGNFRFTMDQKDIVRLLTTTIDSFIQDRLINKEQRAQHKEQCAERLAAEEGSCDKDSEVEYSDQAVLANLDWGIEALEEAINTYNMETKLARLDYSEKMLQVCAMLNPKQKTAGVPNYYLSAWAHLNLSYLWKLRNSIQNCVLHALEMFIVDPFFSRIDFAPELWTNLFLPHMSSIVGWYSEERHRLMMEVIPDSSDLSFTADFDRFFNESLVFSMRPHQLDKLQKLEQLYAESLDENTRLYAKYYKDCMNSDSTSGKKAAPMLPIAEPPRTPLHELSRSVPDFVKFGPILPKSAGFSLTTRSKDVVNETNSTENSTSSQSKVEKSSIWAAKESIIEENENENDSDSELDDGSVDSDRRNNILSPGMKMAKDEDIELKAPLSNHKNKIHSPDIFSPLDSPKAGPNNSSTNPDTNNKREPKYLRLLSTRLRDSTTSDSLSSSSLEMSTDHMLNSDTEIRGLKNIKRKNNNQTPSMNHDSGNSLGLNDSSLCESDEENQSFTMLPKLEKLTIGPKPPKDFVCPITGQIFCDPVTLETGQTYERKAIQEWLRTGNTTCPITRQPLSANILPKTNYVLKRLITSWKEQNPELAHELSNSNTPRGSSCSPSAKDFQMLSITHRATDSPGLKSKENYTRQRSNRFMRVSVATSPTSVLSQAAVETILNSLKPYVSSLSTSDNLQECEEAVMEIARLWKDSKTDPQIHGYLSKPAIISGLVEILSASMSRVVLRTSIYILSELIFLDESVGETLNSVDSDFDCLAALLKNGLAEAALLIYQLRPVFAQLLAHDLVPSLVQVIQNENEASNDFQLVIDPKDAAIAILEQILIGGDEYSRSLNALSVISENGIPSLAKYLERMEGRRSVVSILLCCMQAEKGCKSLIANRIELSPVLELFHAGNDSVRGICVEFLSELVQLNRRTVCNQILQTIKDEGAFSTMHTFLVYLQMAPMEHQLAVASLLLQIDLLVEPRKMSIYREEAIEILIEALWQKDFSNTQMKALDALLFLIGQVTTTGKSYTEAWLLKIAGFDQPYNALLKAGQLGQYDNDSMETMEDEKNAMNSWQKRVAFVLCNHENGSIFQALEECLRSNSLKMAKSCLVLVAWLTHMLSTLPDTGIKDVARKSLLDELINILQSSKNLEEMILASLALKSFLSDPITQEALGAYAKRIYRTMRKLKRYSTVAVDIMKTLLNLNSVDVTELWSCKEVVELDLSSNGEVLSLHYMNGQVLSGHSDGTIKVWDARKRIPRVIQETREHTKAVTSLCSSDDRLYSGSLDKTIRVWTIKPDEIKCIDVHDVKEPVYELTANAKLACYVSQGSGVKVFKWSEAPKLINFNKYVKCLAVGGDKLYCGCSGYSIQEVDLSKNTSNSFFSGTRKLLGKQTIYSLRVHDDLLFACGSSVDATAGKIFSLSSKMVVGSLSTGLDIHRIAINSDFIFAGTKFGTIEVWLKDKLTRVASIKMAGGHTKITSLVSDADGMMLFVGSSDGKIQVWALD